The proteins below come from a single Chrysoperla carnea chromosome 1, inChrCarn1.1, whole genome shotgun sequence genomic window:
- the LOC123290771 gene encoding uncharacterized protein LOC123290771 isoform X7, giving the protein MKFLICLTLVICGACGVLSAPDSIQDTLNELVAAVSSTAAPSTAASSTAASDPIQDALNGLNQLGKDLAKNITDATNGLGSMAVNGSNSLAGSGVGSGLLTPILNLISGTVQNVINGISKPILDAINNLVRSVTKNVTDQVTKISNLTSCANITNSTLNIEEPLQNLIECAKNSLDQAIQPVNQGVQVINQIGSTISEDIANALKCASTPIFIFPNVLCFANSGLQTVLHGFSTAGSIFSLGATIVNNVLTIIPNNIQCTNTQINNLAQSIFKTGGNVGQCLS; this is encoded by the exons ATGAAGTTTTTAATTTGTCTTACACTTGTGATTTGCGGAGCTTGTGGTGtc ctCTCTGCACCCGATTCg attcaAGATACTTTAAATGAATTG gTCGCTGCAGTATCTTCTACTGCAGCACCTTCTACCGCTGCCTCTTCTACTGCAGCATCCGATCcg attcaagATGCTTTAAATGGATTGAATCAG cttggAAAAGATTTGGCAAAAAACATTACAGACGCCACCAACGGTCTAGGTTCTATGGCAGTCAATGGATCAAATAGTCTGGCAGGATCAGGAGTTGGTAGTGGACTTTTAACTCCTATTCTTAACTTGATATCTGGCACAGTACAAAATGTCATTAATGGTATTTCAAAGCCAATTTTGGATGCAATCAATAATTTAGTACGCAGTGTTACAAAAAATGTAACTGATCAAGTcactaaaatttcaaatttaacatCTTGTGCAAATATTACAAATTCAACTCTCAATATTGAAGAgccattacaaaatttaatagagTGTGCAAAAAATTCACTTGATCAAGCAATTCAACCTGTAAATCAAGGTGTGCAAGTAATTAATCAAATTGGATCAACAATATCTGAAGACATCGCTAATGCTTTAAAGTGTGCTTCAactccaattttcatttttccaaaTGTACTATGTTTCGCCAATTCCGGTCTTCAAACAGTTTTACATGGTTTTTCCACTGCTGGCAGCATTTTTAGCTTAGGTGCAACCATAGTCAACAATGTATTGACTATTATCCCAAACAATATTCAATGTACCAATACCCAAATCAATAATTTGGCCCAAAGTATCTTCAAAACTGGCGGTAATGTCGGTCAAtgtttatcataa
- the LOC123293740 gene encoding circumsporozoite protein-like, which yields MQFLICLTHIILGACGVFSAVNPATAATAATAATAATAATAATAATAATAATAATAATAATAATAATAATAATAATAATAATAATAATAATAATAATAATAATAATAATAATAATAATAATAATAATAATAATAATAATAATAATAATAATAATAATAATAATAATAATAATAATAATAATAATAATAATVATAATAATAATAATAATAATAAFAAIGDTTAPANSFPVIRNQLNKIARNFGGAILHATKGLGNAANNAAQNAAGSGVSSLILNLLISSVNQAVEDVINAISKNVFSEITDLLNNISQQLTEFGTKIKNLQECAIKNGQSPVNIDEILGKLVQCPVNAFAEASGPVEKAVQVITQITASITSDVTGAIQCFSTPIFGFIPNVECFAGIGIQSFLRGVSDTSNVFSLGSTIANDIFILIPNNLDCFNQQWIGIVQTFTKSGVNVAQCLQ from the exons atgcAGTTTTTAATTTGTCTTACCCATATTATTTTGGGAGCTTGTGGAGTC ttttccgCAGTTAATCCGGCTACTGCGGCAACAGCAGCCACTGCGGCTACTGCAGCCACTGCGGCTACTGCAGCTACTGCGGCCACTGCAGCTACTGCAGCCACTGCAGCTACTGCAGCTACTGCAGCTACTGCAGCCACTGCAGCTACTGCGGCTACTGCAGCTACTGCGGCTACTGCGGCTACTGCAGCTACTGCGGCTACTGCGGCCACTGCAGCTACTGCGGCCACTGCAGCTACTGCGGCCACCGCAGCTACTGCGGCTACTGCGGCTACTGCGGCTACTGCAGCTACTGCGGCTACTGCAGCCACTGCGGCTACTGCAGCTACTGCGGCTACTGCAGCTACTGCGGCTACTGCAGCTACTGCGGCCACTGCAGCTACTGCGGCTACTGCAGCTACTGCGGCTACTGCGGCTACTGCAGCTACTGCGGCTACTGCAGCTACTGCGGCCACTGCAGCTACTGCGGCCACTGCGGCTACTGCGGCCACCGCAGCTACTGCGGCCACCGCAGCTACTGTGGCCACTGCAGCTACTGCGGCTACTGCAGCTACTGCGGCCACTGCAGCTACTGCGGCTACTGCGGCTTTTGCAGCTATTGGTGATACTACAGCACCCGCAAATtcg tttCCCGTTATAAGAAATCAACTTAATAAG ATAGCCAGGAATTTTGGAGGAGCAATACTACATGCAACCAAAGGACTAGGTAATGCAGCAAACAACGCCGCACAAAATGCCGCTGGAAGTGGAGTTAGCAGTTTAATCTTGAATCTACTTATTTCATCAGTCAATCAAGCTGTAGAAGACGTTATTAATgccatttcaaaaaatgtattttcggAAATAACCGACTTATTAAATAACATCTCTCAACAACTGACTGAATTCggcacaaaaattaaaaatttacaagaatgTGCAATCAAAAATGGCCAATCTCCTGTCAACATAGATGAAATACTCGGAAAATTAGTACAATGTCCAGTTAACGCTTTTGCTGAAGCAAGCGGACCTGTTGAGAAAGCTGTACAAGTAATTACACAAATTACAGCATCAATAACTTCTGATGTCACTGGTGCAATTCAATGCTTTTCAACACCAATTTTCGGTTTCATACCAAATGTTGAATGTTTCGCCGGTATTGGAATACAATCATTTTTACGTGGTGTATCAGATACAAGTAATGTTTTTAGCTTAGGTTCAACCATTGCTAACGATATCTTCATTTTAATACCAAATAATTTGGATTGTTTCAATCAACAATGGATCGGTATTGTTCAAACTTTCACCAAATCTGGTGTGAATGTTGCTCAGTGTTTACAATAA
- the LOC123290771 gene encoding uncharacterized protein LOC123290771 isoform X4, translating into MKFLICLTLVICGACGVLSAPDSIQDTLNELVAAVSSTAAPSTAASSTAASDPIQDALNGLNQIAAASSTAAPSTAASSTAAPSTAASSTAAPDPIQDALNGLTQLGKDLVKNIMDATNGLWQSMAVNGSNSLIGSEAGSGLLTPILYLISSTVQIVINGFSKPIFDAINNLVRSVTKNVTDKVTKISNLTSCANINNSTLNIEEPIQNLLECAKNSLDQAIQPVNQGVQIINQIGKAVSEDIANALKCASTPIFIFPNVLCFANSGLQTVLHVFSTAGSIFSLGATIVNNVLTIIPNNIQCTNTQINNLAQSIFKAGGNVGQCLS; encoded by the exons ATGAAGTTTTTAATTTGTCTTACACTTGTGATTTGCGGAGCTTGTGGTGtc ctCTCTGCACCCGATTCg attcaAGATACTTTAAATGAATTG gTCGCTGCAGTATCTTCTACTGCAGCACCTTCTACCGCTGCCTCTTCTACTGCAGCATCCGATCcg attcaagATGCTTTAAATGGATTGAATCAG atCGCTGCAGCATCTTCTACTGCAGCACCTTCTACCGCTGCC TCTTCTACTGCAGCACCTTCTACCGCTGCCTCTTCTACTGCAGCACCCGATCCg attcaagATGCTTTAAATGGATTGACTCAG cttggAAAAGATTTGGTAAAAAACATTATGGACGCAACCAACGGTCTATGGCAGTCAATGGCAGTCAATGGCTCAAATAGTCTGATTGGATCAGAAGCTGGTAGTGGACTTTTAACTCCTATTCTTTACTTGATATCTAGCACAGTACAAATTGTCATTAATGGTTTTTCAAAGCCAATTTTTGATGCAATCAATAATTTAGTACGCAGTGTTACAAAAAATGTAACTGATAAAGTcactaaaatttcaaatttaacatcttgtgcaaatattaataattcaactCTCAATATTGAAGAgccaatacaaaatttattagagTGTGCAAAAAATTCACTTGATCAAGCAATTCAACCTGTAAATCAAGGTGtgcaaataattaatcaaattggAAAAGCAGTATCTGAAGACATCGCTAATGCATTAAAGTGTGCTTCAactccaattttcatttttccaaaTGTACTATGTTTCGCCAATTCTGGTCTCCAAACAGTTTTACATGTTTTTTCCACTGCTGGCAGCATTTTTAGCTTAGGTGCAACCATAGTCAACAATGTATTGACTATTATCCCAAACAATATTCAATGTACCAATACCCAAATCAATAATTTGGCTCAAAGTATCTTCAAAGCTGGCGGTAATGTCGGTCAAtgtttatcataa
- the LOC123290771 gene encoding uncharacterized protein LOC123290771 isoform X2, whose protein sequence is MKFLICLTLVICGACGVLSAPDSIQDTLNELVAAVSSTAAPSTAASSTAASDPIQDALNGLNQYEDASKDLNDLIAAASSTAAPSTAASSTAAPSTAASSTAAPDPIQDALNGLTQLGKDLVKNIMDATNGLWQSMAVNGSNSLIGSEAGSGLLTPILYLISSTVQIVINGFSKPIFDAINNLVRSVTKNVTDKVTKISNLTSCANINNSTLNIEEPIQNLLECAKNSLDQAIQPVNQGVQIINQIGKAVSEDIANALKCASTPIFIFPNVLCFANSGLQTVLHVFSTAGSIFSLGATIVNNVLTIIPNNIQCTNTQINNLAQSIFKAGGNVGQCLS, encoded by the exons ATGAAGTTTTTAATTTGTCTTACACTTGTGATTTGCGGAGCTTGTGGTGtc ctCTCTGCACCCGATTCg attcaAGATACTTTAAATGAATTG gTCGCTGCAGTATCTTCTACTGCAGCACCTTCTACCGCTGCCTCTTCTACTGCAGCATCCGATCcg attcaagATGCTTTAAATGGATTGAATCAG tatgaaGATGCTTCAAAAGATTTGAATGATTTG atCGCTGCAGCATCTTCTACTGCAGCACCTTCTACCGCTGCC TCTTCTACTGCAGCACCTTCTACCGCTGCCTCTTCTACTGCAGCACCCGATCCg attcaagATGCTTTAAATGGATTGACTCAG cttggAAAAGATTTGGTAAAAAACATTATGGACGCAACCAACGGTCTATGGCAGTCAATGGCAGTCAATGGCTCAAATAGTCTGATTGGATCAGAAGCTGGTAGTGGACTTTTAACTCCTATTCTTTACTTGATATCTAGCACAGTACAAATTGTCATTAATGGTTTTTCAAAGCCAATTTTTGATGCAATCAATAATTTAGTACGCAGTGTTACAAAAAATGTAACTGATAAAGTcactaaaatttcaaatttaacatcttgtgcaaatattaataattcaactCTCAATATTGAAGAgccaatacaaaatttattagagTGTGCAAAAAATTCACTTGATCAAGCAATTCAACCTGTAAATCAAGGTGtgcaaataattaatcaaattggAAAAGCAGTATCTGAAGACATCGCTAATGCATTAAAGTGTGCTTCAactccaattttcatttttccaaaTGTACTATGTTTCGCCAATTCTGGTCTCCAAACAGTTTTACATGTTTTTTCCACTGCTGGCAGCATTTTTAGCTTAGGTGCAACCATAGTCAACAATGTATTGACTATTATCCCAAACAATATTCAATGTACCAATACCCAAATCAATAATTTGGCTCAAAGTATCTTCAAAGCTGGCGGTAATGTCGGTCAAtgtttatcataa
- the LOC123290771 gene encoding uncharacterized protein LOC123290771 isoform X1, with protein sequence MKFLICLTLVICGACGVLSAPDSIQDTLNELVAAVSSTAAPSTAASSTAASDPIQDALNGLNQLSAPDSYEDASKDLNDLIAAASSTAAPSTAASSTAAPSTAASSTAAPDPIQDALNGLTQLGKDLVKNIMDATNGLWQSMAVNGSNSLIGSEAGSGLLTPILYLISSTVQIVINGFSKPIFDAINNLVRSVTKNVTDKVTKISNLTSCANINNSTLNIEEPIQNLLECAKNSLDQAIQPVNQGVQIINQIGKAVSEDIANALKCASTPIFIFPNVLCFANSGLQTVLHVFSTAGSIFSLGATIVNNVLTIIPNNIQCTNTQINNLAQSIFKAGGNVGQCLS encoded by the exons ATGAAGTTTTTAATTTGTCTTACACTTGTGATTTGCGGAGCTTGTGGTGtc ctCTCTGCACCCGATTCg attcaAGATACTTTAAATGAATTG gTCGCTGCAGTATCTTCTACTGCAGCACCTTCTACCGCTGCCTCTTCTACTGCAGCATCCGATCcg attcaagATGCTTTAAATGGATTGAATCAG ctcTCTGCACCCGATTCG tatgaaGATGCTTCAAAAGATTTGAATGATTTG atCGCTGCAGCATCTTCTACTGCAGCACCTTCTACCGCTGCC TCTTCTACTGCAGCACCTTCTACCGCTGCCTCTTCTACTGCAGCACCCGATCCg attcaagATGCTTTAAATGGATTGACTCAG cttggAAAAGATTTGGTAAAAAACATTATGGACGCAACCAACGGTCTATGGCAGTCAATGGCAGTCAATGGCTCAAATAGTCTGATTGGATCAGAAGCTGGTAGTGGACTTTTAACTCCTATTCTTTACTTGATATCTAGCACAGTACAAATTGTCATTAATGGTTTTTCAAAGCCAATTTTTGATGCAATCAATAATTTAGTACGCAGTGTTACAAAAAATGTAACTGATAAAGTcactaaaatttcaaatttaacatcttgtgcaaatattaataattcaactCTCAATATTGAAGAgccaatacaaaatttattagagTGTGCAAAAAATTCACTTGATCAAGCAATTCAACCTGTAAATCAAGGTGtgcaaataattaatcaaattggAAAAGCAGTATCTGAAGACATCGCTAATGCATTAAAGTGTGCTTCAactccaattttcatttttccaaaTGTACTATGTTTCGCCAATTCTGGTCTCCAAACAGTTTTACATGTTTTTTCCACTGCTGGCAGCATTTTTAGCTTAGGTGCAACCATAGTCAACAATGTATTGACTATTATCCCAAACAATATTCAATGTACCAATACCCAAATCAATAATTTGGCTCAAAGTATCTTCAAAGCTGGCGGTAATGTCGGTCAAtgtttatcataa
- the LOC123290771 gene encoding uncharacterized protein LOC123290771 isoform X8 has protein sequence MKFLICLTLVICGACGVLSAPDSIQDTLNELVAAVSSTAAPSTAASSTAASDPIQDALNGLNQLSAPDSYEDASKDLNDLIAAASSTAAPSTAASSTAAPDPIQDALNGLTQKQYFFPILDRCSIFYCSTFYRCLFYCSTRSDSRCFKWIDSAWKRFGKKHYGRNQRSMAVNGSQWLK, from the exons ATGAAGTTTTTAATTTGTCTTACACTTGTGATTTGCGGAGCTTGTGGTGtc ctCTCTGCACCCGATTCg attcaAGATACTTTAAATGAATTG gTCGCTGCAGTATCTTCTACTGCAGCACCTTCTACCGCTGCCTCTTCTACTGCAGCATCCGATCcg attcaagATGCTTTAAATGGATTGAATCAG ctcTCTGCACCCGATTCG tatgaaGATGCTTCAAAAGATTTGAATGATTTG atCGCTGCAGCATCTTCTACTGCAGCACCTTCTACCGCTGCCTCTTCTACTGCAGCACCCGATCCg attcaagATGCTTTAAATGGATTGACTCAG aaacaatatttttttccaattttagatCGCTGCAGCATCTTCTACTGCAGCACCTTCTACCGCTGCCTCTTCTACTGCAGCACCCGATCCg attcaagATGCTTTAAATGGATTGACTCAG cttggAAAAGATTTGGTAAAAAACATTATGGACGCAACCAACGGTCTATGGCAGTCAATGGCAGTCAATGGCTCAAATAG
- the LOC123290771 gene encoding uncharacterized protein LOC123290771 isoform X9, giving the protein MKFLICLTLVICGACGVLSAPDSIQDTLNELVAAVSSTAAPSTAASSTAASDPIQDALNGLNQYEDASKDLNDLIAAASSTAAPSTAASSTAAPDPIQDALNGLTQKQYFFPILDRCSIFYCSTFYRCLFYCSTRSDSRCFKWIDSAWKRFGKKHYGRNQRSMAVNGSQWLK; this is encoded by the exons ATGAAGTTTTTAATTTGTCTTACACTTGTGATTTGCGGAGCTTGTGGTGtc ctCTCTGCACCCGATTCg attcaAGATACTTTAAATGAATTG gTCGCTGCAGTATCTTCTACTGCAGCACCTTCTACCGCTGCCTCTTCTACTGCAGCATCCGATCcg attcaagATGCTTTAAATGGATTGAATCAG tatgaaGATGCTTCAAAAGATTTGAATGATTTG atCGCTGCAGCATCTTCTACTGCAGCACCTTCTACCGCTGCCTCTTCTACTGCAGCACCCGATCCg attcaagATGCTTTAAATGGATTGACTCAG aaacaatatttttttccaattttagatCGCTGCAGCATCTTCTACTGCAGCACCTTCTACCGCTGCCTCTTCTACTGCAGCACCCGATCCg attcaagATGCTTTAAATGGATTGACTCAG cttggAAAAGATTTGGTAAAAAACATTATGGACGCAACCAACGGTCTATGGCAGTCAATGGCAGTCAATGGCTCAAATAG
- the LOC123290771 gene encoding uncharacterized protein LOC123290771 isoform X5, with the protein MKFLICLTLVICGACGVLSAPDSYEDASKDLNDLIAAASSTAAPSTAASSTAAPSTAASSTAAPDPIQDALNGLTQLGKDLVKNIMDATNGLWQSMAVNGSNSLIGSEAGSGLLTPILYLISSTVQIVINGFSKPIFDAINNLVRSVTKNVTDKVTKISNLTSCANINNSTLNIEEPIQNLLECAKNSLDQAIQPVNQGVQIINQIGKAVSEDIANALKCASTPIFIFPNVLCFANSGLQTVLHVFSTAGSIFSLGATIVNNVLTIIPNNIQCTNTQINNLAQSIFKAGGNVGQCLS; encoded by the exons ATGAAGTTCTTAATTTGTCTTACACTTGTGATTTGCGGAGCTTGTGGTGtc ctcTCTGCACCCGATTCG tatgaaGATGCTTCAAAAGATTTGAATGATTTG atCGCTGCAGCATCTTCTACTGCAGCACCTTCTACCGCTGCC TCTTCTACTGCAGCACCTTCTACCGCTGCCTCTTCTACTGCAGCACCCGATCCg attcaagATGCTTTAAATGGATTGACTCAG cttggAAAAGATTTGGTAAAAAACATTATGGACGCAACCAACGGTCTATGGCAGTCAATGGCAGTCAATGGCTCAAATAGTCTGATTGGATCAGAAGCTGGTAGTGGACTTTTAACTCCTATTCTTTACTTGATATCTAGCACAGTACAAATTGTCATTAATGGTTTTTCAAAGCCAATTTTTGATGCAATCAATAATTTAGTACGCAGTGTTACAAAAAATGTAACTGATAAAGTcactaaaatttcaaatttaacatcttgtgcaaatattaataattcaactCTCAATATTGAAGAgccaatacaaaatttattagagTGTGCAAAAAATTCACTTGATCAAGCAATTCAACCTGTAAATCAAGGTGtgcaaataattaatcaaattggAAAAGCAGTATCTGAAGACATCGCTAATGCATTAAAGTGTGCTTCAactccaattttcatttttccaaaTGTACTATGTTTCGCCAATTCTGGTCTCCAAACAGTTTTACATGTTTTTTCCACTGCTGGCAGCATTTTTAGCTTAGGTGCAACCATAGTCAACAATGTATTGACTATTATCCCAAACAATATTCAATGTACCAATACCCAAATCAATAATTTGGCTCAAAGTATCTTCAAAGCTGGCGGTAATGTCGGTCAAtgtttatcataa
- the LOC123290771 gene encoding uncharacterized protein LOC123290771 isoform X6: MKFLICLTLVICGACGVLSAPDSIQDALNGLTQIAAASSTAAPSTAASSTAAPDPIQDALNGLTQLGKDLVKNIMDATNGLWQSMAVNGSNSLIGSEAGSGLLTPILYLISSTVQIVINGFSKPIFDAINNLVRSVTKNVTDKVTKISNLTSCANINNSTLNIEEPIQNLLECAKNSLDQAIQPVNQGVQIINQIGKAVSEDIANALKCASTPIFIFPNVLCFANSGLQTVLHVFSTAGSIFSLGATIVNNVLTIIPNNIQCTNTQINNLAQSIFKAGGNVGQCLS, translated from the exons ATGAAGTTCTTAATTTGTCTTACACTTGTGATTTGCGGAGCTTGTGGTGtc ctcTCTGCACCCGATTCG attcaagATGCTTTAAATGGATTGACTCAG atCGCTGCAGCATCTTCTACTGCAGCACCTTCTACCGCTGCCTCTTCTACTGCAGCACCCGATCCg attcaagATGCTTTAAATGGATTGACTCAG cttggAAAAGATTTGGTAAAAAACATTATGGACGCAACCAACGGTCTATGGCAGTCAATGGCAGTCAATGGCTCAAATAGTCTGATTGGATCAGAAGCTGGTAGTGGACTTTTAACTCCTATTCTTTACTTGATATCTAGCACAGTACAAATTGTCATTAATGGTTTTTCAAAGCCAATTTTTGATGCAATCAATAATTTAGTACGCAGTGTTACAAAAAATGTAACTGATAAAGTcactaaaatttcaaatttaacatcttgtgcaaatattaataattcaactCTCAATATTGAAGAgccaatacaaaatttattagagTGTGCAAAAAATTCACTTGATCAAGCAATTCAACCTGTAAATCAAGGTGtgcaaataattaatcaaattggAAAAGCAGTATCTGAAGACATCGCTAATGCATTAAAGTGTGCTTCAactccaattttcatttttccaaaTGTACTATGTTTCGCCAATTCTGGTCTCCAAACAGTTTTACATGTTTTTTCCACTGCTGGCAGCATTTTTAGCTTAGGTGCAACCATAGTCAACAATGTATTGACTATTATCCCAAACAATATTCAATGTACCAATACCCAAATCAATAATTTGGCTCAAAGTATCTTCAAAGCTGGCGGTAATGTCGGTCAAtgtttatcataa
- the LOC123290771 gene encoding uncharacterized protein LOC123290771 isoform X3 → MKFLICLTLVICGACGVLSAPDSIQDTLNELVAAVSSTAAPSTAASSTAASDPIQDALNGLNQYEDASKDLIAAASSTAAPSTAASSTAAPSTAASSTAAPDPIQDALNGLTQLGKDLVKNIMDATNGLWQSMAVNGSNSLIGSEAGSGLLTPILYLISSTVQIVINGFSKPIFDAINNLVRSVTKNVTDKVTKISNLTSCANINNSTLNIEEPIQNLLECAKNSLDQAIQPVNQGVQIINQIGKAVSEDIANALKCASTPIFIFPNVLCFANSGLQTVLHVFSTAGSIFSLGATIVNNVLTIIPNNIQCTNTQINNLAQSIFKAGGNVGQCLS, encoded by the exons ATGAAGTTTTTAATTTGTCTTACACTTGTGATTTGCGGAGCTTGTGGTGtc ctCTCTGCACCCGATTCg attcaAGATACTTTAAATGAATTG gTCGCTGCAGTATCTTCTACTGCAGCACCTTCTACCGCTGCCTCTTCTACTGCAGCATCCGATCcg attcaagATGCTTTAAATGGATTGAATCAG tatgaaGATGCTTCAAAAGATTT gatCGCTGCAGCATCTTCTACTGCAGCACCTTCTACCGCTGCC TCTTCTACTGCAGCACCTTCTACCGCTGCCTCTTCTACTGCAGCACCCGATCCg attcaagATGCTTTAAATGGATTGACTCAG cttggAAAAGATTTGGTAAAAAACATTATGGACGCAACCAACGGTCTATGGCAGTCAATGGCAGTCAATGGCTCAAATAGTCTGATTGGATCAGAAGCTGGTAGTGGACTTTTAACTCCTATTCTTTACTTGATATCTAGCACAGTACAAATTGTCATTAATGGTTTTTCAAAGCCAATTTTTGATGCAATCAATAATTTAGTACGCAGTGTTACAAAAAATGTAACTGATAAAGTcactaaaatttcaaatttaacatcttgtgcaaatattaataattcaactCTCAATATTGAAGAgccaatacaaaatttattagagTGTGCAAAAAATTCACTTGATCAAGCAATTCAACCTGTAAATCAAGGTGtgcaaataattaatcaaattggAAAAGCAGTATCTGAAGACATCGCTAATGCATTAAAGTGTGCTTCAactccaattttcatttttccaaaTGTACTATGTTTCGCCAATTCTGGTCTCCAAACAGTTTTACATGTTTTTTCCACTGCTGGCAGCATTTTTAGCTTAGGTGCAACCATAGTCAACAATGTATTGACTATTATCCCAAACAATATTCAATGTACCAATACCCAAATCAATAATTTGGCTCAAAGTATCTTCAAAGCTGGCGGTAATGTCGGTCAAtgtttatcataa